The Micromonospora sp. WMMD961 genome has a segment encoding these proteins:
- a CDS encoding carboxypeptidase regulatory-like domain-containing protein, with the protein MTTDGRGPIETATAELASWLTSAVGEPVPVGPPRTDGDASGLTLWPLELRPARQTRSSGAVREPYRFTVRYLLCATGPAGLPRLDRVLTAATTDGSYSVVLEAGDPPLWTAFGVAPRPALLIDVPAQVDHPTPAAPPVRQPLRLRQLGVRALTGRVVGPEDQPLAAMRVELPGTGSATRTDPDGRFLIVGVPHDPEHPSPVRLRLTGRGLVLTADVDPTEPDLVIVCAPPTH; encoded by the coding sequence ATGACCACCGATGGGCGCGGCCCGATCGAGACGGCCACCGCAGAGTTGGCCTCCTGGCTGACCAGCGCGGTGGGAGAACCCGTCCCGGTCGGTCCGCCCCGCACCGACGGCGACGCCTCCGGGCTCACCCTCTGGCCGCTGGAGTTACGCCCGGCCCGGCAGACCCGCTCCAGCGGCGCGGTCCGCGAACCGTACCGGTTCACGGTCCGCTATCTGCTCTGCGCCACCGGCCCGGCCGGGTTGCCCCGGCTGGACCGGGTGCTCACCGCCGCGACCACCGACGGCAGTTACAGCGTCGTCCTGGAGGCCGGCGACCCGCCACTCTGGACCGCGTTCGGTGTGGCGCCACGCCCGGCGCTGCTGATCGACGTGCCCGCGCAGGTGGACCACCCGACCCCGGCCGCGCCGCCGGTCCGGCAACCGTTGCGGCTGCGGCAGCTCGGGGTGCGCGCCCTCACCGGCCGGGTGGTCGGTCCCGAGGACCAACCGCTCGCCGCGATGCGGGTCGAGCTACCCGGCACCGGGTCCGCCACCCGCACCGACCCCGACGGCCGCTTCCTGATCGTCGGCGTCCCGCACGATCCCGAACACCCGAGCCCGGTCCGACTCCGGCTGACCGGTCGGGGGCTCGTCCTCACCGCCGACGTCGACCCCACCGAACCCGACCTCGTCATCGTCTGCGCGCCACCGACCCACTGA
- a CDS encoding phage tail sheath subtilisin-like domain-containing protein has protein sequence MPSYFSPGIYVEEVPSGARPIGPASTSIAAFVGVAPDRSAHLGKAVPVNNWTEFLRLFAGGERVESTPLARAVFGFLDNGGARCWVVNVGEGGAITGTGQRRGGLQLLEAVDEISIIAAPGFHDPVSHEALLSMAERTRTMVAICDPAPDIDDISALTRVATPSSGKPPKPDGGTGGGSGGSGGGSAQPGGSGGHEGAAHRPRQSEFGAFYYPWLRVRDPISGELELTPPSGHLAGIWARTDALRGVHKAPANEPVRGAVDLGYLVTRPEHDVLNPKGVNVIRYFAGEGIRVWGARTLAAEASEWRYLNVRRLSIAIEQAIANGTRWMVFEPNDFTLWRSIRRDIGAFLTRVWRDGALLGRSPEEAFFVKCDEETNPPDVRDAGMVIAHIGIAVVKPAEFVVFKLSQWAGGTETETIGG, from the coding sequence ATGCCCAGCTACTTCTCCCCCGGCATCTATGTCGAGGAGGTCCCCAGCGGCGCTCGACCGATCGGCCCGGCGAGCACCAGCATCGCCGCGTTCGTCGGCGTCGCCCCGGACCGCTCCGCCCACCTGGGCAAGGCGGTGCCGGTCAACAACTGGACGGAGTTCCTGCGACTCTTCGCCGGTGGTGAGCGGGTGGAGAGCACTCCGCTGGCCCGGGCGGTCTTCGGCTTCCTGGACAACGGGGGCGCCCGCTGCTGGGTGGTCAACGTCGGTGAGGGCGGCGCGATCACCGGCACCGGGCAGCGACGCGGTGGCCTGCAACTGCTGGAAGCCGTCGACGAGATCTCCATCATCGCCGCGCCGGGCTTCCACGACCCGGTGTCGCACGAGGCGCTGCTCAGCATGGCCGAGCGCACCCGCACCATGGTCGCGATCTGCGACCCGGCACCGGACATCGACGACATCTCCGCGTTGACCCGGGTGGCCACGCCGTCGTCCGGCAAACCCCCCAAGCCCGACGGGGGTACGGGCGGCGGCTCGGGCGGTTCCGGCGGCGGCTCGGCCCAGCCGGGCGGCTCCGGCGGGCACGAGGGAGCGGCCCACCGGCCACGACAATCCGAGTTCGGGGCCTTCTACTACCCGTGGCTGCGGGTGCGTGACCCGATCAGCGGCGAGTTGGAACTCACCCCGCCCAGCGGGCACCTGGCGGGCATCTGGGCCCGCACCGACGCCCTGCGCGGCGTGCACAAGGCACCGGCCAACGAACCCGTACGCGGCGCCGTCGACCTGGGTTACCTGGTCACCCGACCGGAACACGACGTGCTCAACCCCAAGGGCGTCAACGTGATCCGGTACTTCGCCGGGGAGGGCATCCGCGTCTGGGGCGCCCGTACGCTCGCCGCCGAGGCCAGCGAGTGGCGCTACCTGAACGTGCGGCGGCTCAGCATCGCCATCGAACAGGCCATCGCCAACGGCACCCGGTGGATGGTGTTCGAGCCCAACGACTTCACCCTGTGGCGCTCGATCCGACGCGACATCGGGGCGTTCCTCACGCGGGTCTGGCGCGACGGCGCGCTGCTGGGGCGCAGCCCCGAGGAGGCGTTCTTCGTCAAGTGCGACGAGGAGACCAACCCGCCGGACGTCCGCGACGCCGGCATGGTGATCGCCCATATCGGCATCGCCGTGGTCAAGCCGGCCGAATTCGTGGTGTTCAAGCTGAGCCAGTGGGCCGGCGGTACCGAGACCGAGACGATCGGAGGCTGA
- a CDS encoding phage tail protein has product MPTTATPQPGAPVDPYRAYNFRLLINGVTNGHFTEMTGLEVNIPGQPYREHGLGRMRMVPGQAEYEPVTLHFGLTASRELWDWVNATAQGTLNRRNVSVVLLDSVGTAEVLRWNLIDAWPTRWRGAHLNTLSHEIAIASLTLRYEGLELETGGATAPAPA; this is encoded by the coding sequence ATGCCCACCACCGCCACGCCACAGCCCGGCGCACCGGTCGATCCGTACCGGGCGTACAACTTCCGGTTGCTCATCAACGGCGTCACCAACGGCCACTTCACCGAGATGACCGGGTTGGAGGTGAACATCCCCGGGCAGCCGTACCGGGAGCACGGCCTGGGCCGGATGCGGATGGTGCCCGGCCAGGCCGAGTACGAGCCGGTGACGTTGCACTTCGGCCTCACCGCCTCCCGCGAGCTGTGGGACTGGGTCAACGCCACCGCGCAGGGCACCCTCAACCGCCGCAACGTCTCGGTGGTGCTGCTCGACTCGGTCGGCACCGCGGAGGTGCTGCGCTGGAACCTGATCGACGCCTGGCCGACCCGGTGGCGTGGCGCGCACCTCAACACCCTCAGCCACGAGATCGCCATCGCCTCGTTGACCCTGCGCTACGAGGGCCTGGAGCTGGAGACCGGCGGTGCCACCGCGCCCGCACCCGCGTAG
- a CDS encoding contractile injection system protein, VgrG/Pvc8 family: MTSGAPRALTVLLDGVELAGAARQRIRSLRVAARLDQPTQAELVLATTVGAGAFDPAVRLGTTLDVRLADHADALFGGEVTAVEVDYAADGAALLRLRAYDPLHRLRKRQGLRVFTSVTAVELARELCGEVGLTVTADVDGPRVERLSQHRHSDLELLREVAGRAGLHLAADGDGVRLVTLAGYGEPVALTLGAGVHTLRLSTNADQAGGASVALGWHPQRAVVISQQADEARCGRSADDRPDPADVGAGGVRTAVDQPGRSDDELAALAQARLDTRAAALVTAEGVAEGDPALRPGRRIDLGGVPDPVAGAYVLTEVVHTVDGNGHLTRFSTVPPVAPPTEAGGAVVTLGTVTDVGDPDGLGRVRLTLPAYGGLDAGWLAVLCPGAGRGKGLVALPDPEDTVLVVLPGGEPASGIVLGSLFGAVEPYDAGIDGGRARRWTMRTAGGQSIVVDDVNRSLRLATEGGSFLELTPDLATLHAASDLVISAPGRAMVVRARSVDFLHAESTEDATTAAQQARSLARAHHEGGG; the protein is encoded by the coding sequence GTGACGAGCGGGGCGCCCCGGGCGTTGACCGTCCTGCTCGACGGCGTCGAGTTGGCCGGCGCGGCCCGTCAGCGGATCCGCTCGCTGCGCGTGGCGGCACGCCTCGACCAGCCCACCCAGGCCGAGTTGGTGCTCGCCACCACCGTCGGGGCCGGCGCGTTCGACCCGGCGGTCCGCCTCGGCACGACCCTCGACGTACGGCTGGCCGATCATGCCGATGCCCTGTTCGGTGGTGAGGTCACCGCGGTGGAGGTCGACTACGCCGCCGACGGTGCCGCGCTGCTGCGGCTGCGCGCGTACGACCCGCTGCACCGGCTGCGTAAGCGGCAGGGGTTGCGGGTGTTCACCTCGGTGACCGCGGTGGAACTGGCGCGGGAGCTGTGCGGCGAGGTGGGGTTGACGGTGACCGCCGACGTCGACGGGCCACGGGTGGAACGGTTGTCGCAGCACCGGCACAGCGACCTGGAGTTGCTGCGGGAGGTGGCCGGGCGGGCCGGGCTGCACCTGGCTGCCGACGGTGACGGGGTCCGGTTGGTCACCCTCGCCGGTTACGGGGAGCCGGTCGCGTTGACCCTCGGCGCGGGTGTGCACACCCTGCGACTGTCCACCAACGCCGACCAGGCCGGCGGTGCGAGCGTGGCCCTGGGCTGGCACCCGCAGCGGGCCGTGGTGATCAGCCAGCAGGCCGACGAGGCGCGCTGCGGCCGATCCGCCGACGACCGCCCGGACCCGGCCGACGTGGGCGCCGGCGGGGTGCGTACCGCCGTGGACCAGCCCGGCCGCAGCGACGACGAGTTGGCGGCGTTGGCCCAGGCCCGACTGGACACCCGGGCGGCGGCGCTGGTCACGGCCGAGGGGGTGGCCGAGGGCGATCCGGCGCTGCGGCCGGGCCGGCGGATCGACCTGGGCGGTGTGCCCGACCCGGTCGCCGGGGCGTACGTGCTGACCGAGGTGGTGCACACAGTGGACGGCAACGGGCACCTGACCCGGTTCTCCACCGTGCCGCCGGTCGCCCCTCCGACCGAGGCCGGCGGTGCGGTGGTCACCCTGGGCACGGTCACCGACGTCGGTGACCCGGACGGGCTGGGCCGGGTCCGGCTGACCCTGCCGGCGTACGGGGGCCTGGACGCCGGCTGGCTGGCCGTCCTCTGCCCCGGCGCGGGACGGGGCAAGGGCCTGGTGGCGCTCCCCGACCCGGAGGACACCGTGCTGGTGGTGCTGCCCGGCGGCGAGCCGGCGTCGGGCATCGTGCTCGGTTCGCTGTTCGGCGCCGTCGAGCCGTACGACGCGGGCATCGACGGCGGGCGGGCCCGGCGCTGGACGATGCGTACCGCCGGCGGTCAGTCGATCGTCGTCGACGACGTGAACCGCAGCCTGCGACTGGCCACCGAGGGCGGCAGCTTCCTGGAACTGACCCCCGATCTGGCCACCCTGCACGCGGCGTCCGACCTGGTGATCTCCGCACCCGGCCGGGCGATGGTGGTACGCGCTCGCAGCGTGGACTTCCTGCACGCCGAGTCGACCGAGGACGCGACGACGGCGGCCCAGCAGGCCCGTTCCCTCGCCCGCGCCCACCACGAAGGAGGCGGCTGA
- a CDS encoding GPW/gp25 family protein: MRAFRFVGAGFDAGRSGGLALTAAGGLAMTEGDESVRQALFLLLSTTPGERLMRPGYGSRLHRLVFAPNDDTTAGLAIHYVRQAIARWEPRVEVIDVDAGPDPDDAWRLVIRLDYRVRASLTPGQLVFSVDLLPADEPVQGGPS; this comes from the coding sequence GTGAGGGCCTTCCGCTTCGTCGGTGCCGGCTTCGACGCCGGCCGTAGCGGCGGGTTGGCGCTCACCGCCGCCGGCGGCCTGGCGATGACCGAGGGCGACGAGAGCGTACGGCAGGCGCTGTTCCTGCTCTTGTCGACCACGCCGGGCGAACGGCTGATGCGACCCGGGTACGGGTCCCGGCTGCACCGGTTGGTCTTCGCACCCAACGACGACACCACGGCCGGCCTGGCCATCCACTACGTCCGGCAGGCCATCGCCCGGTGGGAGCCCCGGGTCGAGGTGATCGACGTGGACGCCGGGCCGGACCCGGACGACGCGTGGCGGCTGGTGATCCGGTTGGACTACCGGGTGCGGGCCAGCCTGACACCCGGGCAGCTGGTCTTCTCCGTGGACCTGCTCCCGGCCGACGAGCCCGTGCAGGGAGGACCCTCATGA
- a CDS encoding putative baseplate assembly protein has protein sequence MTLPVPHLDDRGFLDLVTEARDRIRQSCPAWTDLSAHDPGMALVEAFAHLTEVMIYRLNQLPEKAYVSFLNLLGVSRHAPTAAWADVRFTRTGTDRVAVRIPAGLRVAAARGADPRPVVFVTTEPALLPADETSVTVRMHHCETVEAELLGVGTGQPGQVLRAAHAPLAHTAEPLDLLLGVEVPAGTVELGAAAREHDGRTFEIWQPVDSFAGLGPQSKAYLVDRCSGTVTFAPALDLRPSAAPPDAAAPAPAGAPTPVTGAAPTPVTVAAVPPAGRQVRLWYRCGGGPVGNVAAGTLASLRDPLPGVKVDNPTPAAGGREMEALESVLLRGPYEFFAQQRAVTARDFEVLATSSGAVARARAFTRAAVYSFARPGEVEVVLVPYVPPTARPNGRLPVAVLREHEVPEARHRVEADLEERRMVGIRSRATWARFKAVSVRARVVVRREEDVDAVRSRIHDRLHQTLSPLPTALNPTGWPFGEPLRASNVYRLLEHAEPGVRYVESVRFVVDEAPDAEVRALAVDQYQPRTWYAGRGPVVFRSSNAGAGWEPAGRFEGETVLRVAPAPAPVRPGIVARPGSVAVVTLRASGGSRVHLSTDLGETWSLLTDLDSRISDVAWLDRDGAGALLVATDTGLYEVSLLPGAVPLQILVDPSDADRGFYAVRAFVSERGAPGVAVAAQASFGVYLSTAGGRPGSFTHVGLSNVDNRVLAVQYDGPATLLWSGAGEPDPKKPGQGCHRTRLFESDVKWQSTQSGWIGGTCRDLAIAGSLAVAATQSGGVLRLDTLAAQPQWQSVSVNCGLPLRDRTRFVPVDAIAVSGPTAGTTTAGGTGGTTAGGSGASAGGSGASERLILAGGDRGVHRSATAVDWTPSANQATADVVTVPDTWLLCSGEHDIEVVRQDATLGD, from the coding sequence ATGACACTGCCCGTGCCGCACCTGGACGACCGCGGCTTCCTCGACCTGGTCACCGAGGCCCGGGATCGGATCCGGCAGTCCTGCCCGGCGTGGACCGACCTGTCGGCGCACGACCCCGGCATGGCGCTGGTGGAGGCGTTCGCGCACCTGACCGAGGTGATGATCTACCGGCTGAACCAGTTGCCGGAGAAGGCGTACGTCTCGTTCCTGAACCTGCTCGGGGTCTCCCGGCACGCACCGACCGCCGCCTGGGCGGACGTCCGGTTCACCCGTACCGGCACCGATCGTGTGGCGGTCCGGATCCCGGCGGGCCTGCGGGTCGCGGCGGCTCGCGGCGCGGACCCCCGGCCGGTCGTGTTCGTCACCACCGAACCGGCGTTGCTGCCCGCCGACGAGACGTCGGTGACGGTACGGATGCACCACTGCGAGACGGTCGAGGCGGAGCTGCTCGGTGTGGGCACCGGCCAGCCGGGTCAGGTGCTACGCGCCGCGCACGCCCCGCTGGCGCACACCGCCGAACCGCTGGACCTGCTGCTCGGCGTGGAGGTGCCGGCCGGCACCGTGGAGTTGGGCGCGGCGGCCCGCGAGCACGACGGCCGCACGTTCGAGATCTGGCAACCGGTGGACAGCTTCGCCGGGCTCGGCCCGCAGTCCAAGGCGTACCTGGTGGACCGCTGCTCGGGCACCGTCACCTTCGCCCCGGCCCTGGACCTGCGGCCCTCGGCCGCGCCGCCGGACGCCGCCGCGCCGGCCCCGGCGGGCGCCCCGACGCCGGTGACCGGGGCGGCCCCGACGCCGGTGACGGTTGCGGCCGTGCCGCCGGCCGGGCGGCAGGTCCGGCTCTGGTACCGGTGCGGTGGCGGTCCCGTCGGCAATGTGGCGGCGGGCACCCTGGCCAGCCTGCGCGACCCCCTGCCCGGGGTGAAGGTGGACAATCCCACGCCGGCCGCCGGTGGCCGCGAGATGGAGGCGCTGGAGTCGGTGCTGCTGCGCGGCCCGTACGAGTTCTTCGCGCAGCAGCGGGCGGTGACCGCCCGCGACTTCGAGGTGCTCGCCACCAGCTCCGGCGCGGTGGCGAGAGCCCGGGCGTTCACCCGCGCGGCGGTGTACAGCTTCGCCCGGCCGGGCGAGGTCGAGGTGGTGCTGGTCCCGTACGTGCCGCCCACCGCGCGCCCCAACGGCCGGCTTCCGGTGGCGGTGCTCCGTGAGCACGAGGTGCCGGAGGCGCGGCACCGGGTCGAGGCGGACCTGGAGGAACGCCGGATGGTGGGCATCCGGTCCCGGGCGACGTGGGCCCGGTTCAAGGCGGTGTCGGTACGCGCCCGGGTGGTGGTCCGCCGGGAGGAGGACGTGGACGCCGTCCGCAGCCGCATCCACGACCGGCTGCACCAGACGTTGAGTCCGCTGCCGACCGCGCTGAACCCGACCGGTTGGCCGTTCGGGGAGCCACTGCGGGCGTCCAACGTGTACCGGTTGCTGGAGCACGCCGAGCCGGGTGTGCGCTACGTCGAGTCGGTCCGGTTCGTGGTCGACGAGGCCCCCGACGCGGAGGTCCGCGCCCTGGCCGTGGACCAGTACCAGCCGCGCACCTGGTACGCCGGGCGCGGCCCGGTGGTGTTCCGCTCCAGCAACGCCGGCGCGGGATGGGAGCCGGCCGGCCGCTTCGAGGGCGAGACGGTGCTGCGGGTGGCGCCCGCTCCCGCGCCGGTACGACCGGGCATCGTGGCGCGTCCCGGCTCGGTGGCCGTGGTGACCCTACGCGCCTCCGGCGGCTCCCGGGTGCACCTGAGCACCGACCTGGGCGAGACGTGGTCGCTGCTCACCGACCTGGACTCGCGGATCTCCGACGTGGCCTGGCTGGACCGTGACGGCGCGGGCGCGTTGCTGGTCGCCACCGACACCGGCCTGTACGAGGTGTCGCTGCTGCCCGGGGCGGTGCCGTTGCAGATCCTGGTCGACCCGTCCGACGCCGATCGGGGGTTCTACGCGGTACGCGCGTTCGTCTCGGAGCGTGGCGCACCCGGTGTCGCGGTGGCCGCCCAGGCGAGCTTCGGGGTGTACCTGTCGACCGCCGGTGGTCGGCCCGGCAGCTTCACCCACGTCGGGTTGTCGAACGTGGACAACCGGGTCCTCGCCGTGCAGTACGACGGCCCCGCCACGTTGCTGTGGAGCGGGGCCGGCGAGCCGGACCCGAAGAAGCCCGGCCAGGGCTGTCACCGCACCCGGCTGTTCGAGTCCGACGTGAAGTGGCAGTCGACGCAGTCCGGGTGGATCGGCGGCACCTGCCGCGACCTGGCGATCGCCGGGTCGCTGGCGGTGGCGGCCACGCAGAGCGGCGGGGTGTTGCGGCTGGACACCCTGGCCGCGCAGCCGCAGTGGCAGTCGGTGTCGGTCAACTGCGGGTTGCCGCTGCGGGACCGGACCCGGTTCGTGCCGGTCGACGCCATCGCGGTGAGCGGCCCGACGGCCGGCACCACGACAGCCGGCGGCACGGGCGGCACGACGGCCGGCGGTTCCGGTGCGTCGGCCGGTGGTTCCGGTGCGTCGGAGCGGCTGATCCTGGCCGGCGGCGACCGCGGCGTCCACCGCAGCGCCACCGCGGTCGACTGGACGCCCAGCGCCAACCAGGCCACCGCCGACGTGGTGACCGTCCCGGATACCTGGCTGCTCTGCTCCGGCGAGCACGACATCGAGGTGGTGCGCCAGGATGCGACGCTCGGCGATTGA
- a CDS encoding phage tail protein: MRRSAIERLLPAAYQRACVPGSVLWTLLDVMEALHAPDEAILAEVDALFDPYRAPDGLVVRLTRWVAMDHVVASSRPDTPLPLPVGRLRDLVANAALLARWRGTPYGIRRALELATGMSGFTIDEPAEQPFHVVVRVPAAAAGQLAVITRIVEAEKPASTTVEIVLEEESS; the protein is encoded by the coding sequence ATGCGACGCTCGGCGATTGAACGGCTGCTGCCCGCCGCATACCAGCGGGCCTGCGTGCCCGGCAGTGTGCTCTGGACGCTGCTGGACGTCATGGAGGCGCTGCACGCCCCGGACGAGGCGATCCTCGCCGAGGTGGACGCCCTGTTCGACCCGTACCGGGCGCCGGACGGGCTGGTCGTGCGGTTGACCCGCTGGGTGGCGATGGATCACGTGGTGGCGTCGTCCCGGCCGGACACTCCGCTGCCGCTGCCGGTGGGCCGGCTGCGTGACCTGGTGGCCAACGCCGCGTTGCTGGCCCGGTGGCGCGGCACCCCGTACGGGATACGCCGGGCTCTTGAACTGGCCACCGGAATGTCGGGCTTCACGATCGACGAACCCGCCGAGCAGCCGTTCCACGTGGTGGTGCGGGTGCCGGCGGCCGCCGCCGGTCAGCTCGCCGTGATCACCCGCATCGTCGAGGCGGAGAAGCCCGCCTCGACCACCGTCGAGATCGTCCTGGAAGAGGAGTCGTCATGA
- a CDS encoding PmoA family protein, whose amino-acid sequence MSGAQKLVRLLVGGAEVARYVIDPALDARHGPRPYLHPVRTLGGTVVTDALPADHVWHLGASLAVQDVDGTNLWGGRTYVRDVGYTWRDDHGVIAHTGEVERSPARYGHDLEWRDRAGGVLLTERRWLSASVVGLDAWRLDVESVLVAPDDREVRLGSPATNGRPGGAGYGGFFWRAVADGEPEVFTADAAGEETVNGSAAPWLALTGVRSGGGAYTLVFAGLGPDDRWFVRTGMYPGVCVAFAFDRPAVVPAGGSRHGRYRVWVADGILDRGRVAALVAAVRDSAGGPGQRERSVSSRTASW is encoded by the coding sequence GTGAGCGGGGCACAAAAGCTGGTGCGGCTGCTGGTCGGCGGGGCCGAGGTGGCCCGGTACGTCATCGACCCGGCGCTGGACGCGCGGCACGGGCCCCGACCGTACCTGCACCCGGTGCGCACCCTCGGCGGCACTGTGGTCACCGACGCGCTCCCCGCCGACCACGTGTGGCACCTCGGCGCGTCCCTCGCGGTGCAGGACGTCGACGGCACCAACCTCTGGGGTGGACGCACCTACGTCCGCGACGTCGGCTACACCTGGCGGGACGACCATGGCGTCATCGCGCACACCGGCGAGGTCGAACGGTCCCCGGCCCGGTACGGGCACGACCTCGAGTGGCGCGACCGGGCCGGCGGGGTGCTGTTGACCGAACGGCGGTGGCTCAGCGCCTCGGTGGTCGGGTTGGACGCCTGGCGGCTCGACGTGGAGTCCGTCCTCGTCGCCCCGGACGACCGGGAGGTGCGGCTGGGCAGCCCGGCCACCAACGGCCGCCCGGGCGGGGCCGGCTACGGCGGGTTCTTCTGGCGGGCCGTCGCCGACGGCGAACCGGAGGTGTTCACCGCCGACGCGGCCGGGGAGGAGACGGTCAACGGCAGTGCGGCGCCGTGGCTCGCGCTGACCGGCGTGCGGTCCGGCGGTGGGGCGTACACCCTGGTCTTCGCGGGCCTCGGCCCTGACGACCGGTGGTTCGTGCGGACCGGGATGTACCCGGGTGTCTGTGTGGCGTTCGCGTTCGACCGGCCGGCGGTGGTGCCGGCCGGTGGGAGCCGGCACGGCCGGTACCGGGTGTGGGTGGCCGACGGGATCCTCGACCGGGGCCGGGTCGCGGCCCTGGTCGCGGCGGTGCGTGACAGTGCGGGCGGCCCCGGTCAGCGGGAGCGGTCGGTCAGCTCGCGGACGGCCAGCTGGTAG
- a CDS encoding carbohydrate ABC transporter permease yields MVAVTPTTTAPPNARRRPGGRPVLRLLILVAIVAVVLYPLIWMIGTSVKSQEEIVNNLGLLPERFTPGNYTAGWSNFDVSFGRFFLNSAMVSLLTVVGNGLSCLLAAYAFARLRFRLRGMWFAVMIGTLLLPQHVLIVPQYILFRTLGLVGGEWPYLPLLIPQFLATEAFFVFLMVQFMRGVPRELDEAARIDGAGPFGIFRHIILPLSRPALVTTAIFSFIWTWNDFFRQLVFLSQLEDYTVPVALTLFIDSTSQSAVGPMFAMSVLSLLPVFLFFVAFQRMLVEGINTSGIKG; encoded by the coding sequence ATGGTGGCGGTGACCCCGACGACCACAGCGCCGCCGAATGCGCGCCGGCGGCCCGGTGGCCGACCGGTGCTGCGGCTGCTGATCCTGGTGGCGATCGTCGCCGTGGTGCTCTACCCGTTGATCTGGATGATCGGGACCTCGGTGAAGTCGCAGGAGGAGATCGTCAACAACCTCGGGCTGCTGCCCGAGCGGTTCACCCCGGGCAACTACACCGCCGGGTGGTCCAACTTCGACGTCAGCTTCGGCCGGTTCTTCCTCAACAGCGCCATGGTCAGCCTGCTCACCGTGGTCGGCAACGGGCTGTCCTGCCTGCTGGCCGCGTACGCCTTCGCCCGGCTGCGGTTCCGGCTGCGCGGCATGTGGTTCGCCGTCATGATCGGTACGCTGCTGCTGCCCCAGCACGTCCTGATCGTGCCGCAGTACATCCTGTTCCGGACCCTCGGGCTGGTCGGCGGCGAGTGGCCGTACCTGCCGCTGCTCATCCCGCAGTTCCTGGCCACCGAGGCGTTCTTCGTCTTCCTGATGGTGCAGTTCATGCGCGGTGTGCCGCGGGAGTTGGACGAGGCGGCCCGGATCGACGGCGCCGGCCCGTTCGGCATCTTCCGGCACATCATCCTGCCGCTGAGCCGCCCGGCGCTGGTCACCACGGCGATCTTCTCGTTCATCTGGACCTGGAACGACTTCTTCCGGCAGCTGGTCTTCCTGTCCCAGTTGGAGGACTACACAGTGCCGGTCGCGCTGACCCTCTTCATCGACTCGACCAGCCAGAGTGCGGTCGGCCCGATGTTCGCCATGTCGGTGCTGTCGTTGTTGCCGGTCTTCCTGTTCTTCGTCGCCTTCCAGCGGATGCTCGTCGAGGGGATCAACACCAGTGGCATCAAGGGCTGA
- a CDS encoding sugar ABC transporter permease, translating into MALTTAPDPTRRGPGTDRAHTDRRGPGRLRHSEGLAGYVFLSPWLIGLMGVTAIPMLLSLYLSFTNYDILTPFSEVEWVGLANYERMFTADPSYWHAVRVTLTFALVAVPLKLAAALGVALLLNRAWRGVGLFRGLFYLPSLLGGSVALAIVWVNMFNRDGAFNSLLSLFGITGKPWVNDPDWALETLMVLAIWQFGAPMVIFLAGLKQVPTELYEAASVDGAGRFRQFRNVTLPMLSPVIFFNLVLETINGFQGFTAAFVLSNGTGGPVDSTLMYTLNLYITGFTELDMGYASAMAWVFLLAIAVITAIFFSTGRFWVHYSDGEDR; encoded by the coding sequence GTGGCGTTGACCACGGCGCCCGACCCGACCCGACGCGGCCCCGGAACCGACCGGGCCCACACCGACAGGCGTGGGCCCGGCCGTCTCCGGCACAGCGAAGGCCTGGCCGGGTACGTCTTCCTGTCGCCGTGGCTCATCGGGCTGATGGGTGTCACGGCGATCCCCATGCTGTTGTCGCTCTACCTGAGCTTCACCAACTACGACATCCTCACCCCGTTCTCCGAGGTGGAGTGGGTGGGGCTGGCCAACTACGAACGGATGTTCACCGCCGACCCGTCGTACTGGCACGCGGTGCGGGTCACCCTGACCTTCGCGCTGGTCGCCGTGCCGCTGAAGCTCGCCGCCGCACTCGGCGTGGCCCTGCTGCTCAACCGCGCCTGGCGCGGGGTCGGGCTGTTCCGGGGCCTGTTCTACCTGCCGTCGTTGCTCGGCGGCAGCGTCGCGCTGGCCATCGTCTGGGTCAACATGTTCAACCGCGACGGCGCGTTCAACTCGCTGTTGAGCCTCTTCGGCATCACCGGCAAGCCGTGGGTCAACGACCCCGACTGGGCCCTGGAGACGCTGATGGTGCTGGCCATCTGGCAGTTCGGCGCGCCGATGGTGATCTTCCTGGCCGGGCTCAAGCAGGTGCCCACCGAACTCTACGAGGCCGCCTCGGTCGACGGGGCGGGCCGGTTCCGCCAGTTCCGCAACGTCACCCTGCCGATGCTCTCCCCGGTCATCTTCTTCAACCTGGTGCTGGAGACCATCAACGGGTTCCAGGGCTTCACCGCCGCGTTCGTGCTCAGTAACGGCACCGGCGGCCCGGTCGACTCCACCCTGATGTACACGCTGAACCTCTACATCACCGGCTTCACCGAACTCGACATGGGCTACGCCTCGGCGATGGCCTGGGTATTCCTGCTCGCCATCGCGGTGATCACCGCGATCTTCTTCAGCACCGGACGGTTCTGGGTGCACTACTCCGACGGGGAGGACCGGTGA